One stretch of Gouania willdenowi chromosome 16, fGouWil2.1, whole genome shotgun sequence DNA includes these proteins:
- the LOC114477603 gene encoding kinesin-like protein KIFC3 — translation MYAFYSLLVYIFYTVFKKEEKEALENACGVSLEAEEPGPVSMETRGRRRDGHTPKIGRKACARFSESSSSSDSDELNEEEEEEEPPDFPACTPLASFLSFKQEAEKRRASQIQLETTGKLAESPLVAVMSHLLTFLEQYSHFQQLQQQADQYRVQLKRHRVQHRRHMKALRASYRQRLRDKNSIISSLEEAVGQQQVLSPLSDGECSTDQETQAGVHRLVQSLCGLQGERSKLRGELRLLHSQLEQKERDRHGRIQAFQQQIDELKGCIEEREEELSRLRTSSGATDSEKRVLCLSAENESLKQNLSVTQGLLQQLSAIPSQSSSMLIKENENLRSRVQQLELSLQQRADQLSQLERQSEQSEWRRAEELRKREDRVRELQLELDREKGKEPAVKYVTQTVEVESPVMVKQLTKARQRNELLSERLSNQNERCKHLEEQIRKSDEYSCNLQHKIAAYEREISKLREELLKEISHLEKRKEDAVKAAASCSAENFQSLQEQFFGLQKRLTALPPTLRCMKTDYASLRSQVRNFSDFYGSAINEAKKQISAAINEMSEANKDLLDKYRKEVALRRKYHEQLVELKGNIRVLCRVKPVLKEDQHEEGHSVVVTTDPNNESSLTVLSKGKGRFFEMDKVFHPQATQEEVFQEIEPLVTSCIDGYHVCIFAYGQTGSGKTYTMEGSLENPGINKRALKYLFGEIEERKDMWSYTVTVSSVEIYNEVLRDLLSKDGEKLDIKINPDGTGQLHVPGLRVIDVRSFQHMKKILATARRNRITFGTQMNQHSSRSHALLCVTVQGTDLATGSKTTGKLNLVDLAGSERVWKSGAEGERLKEAQNINRSLLALGDVIQALRAHQTHIPFRNSRLTYLLQDSLGKGSKTVMVVQVSALESNVGETLCSLKFAQRVCKVELGPAARKIESGGGLCD, via the exons ATGTATGCCTTCTACTCTCTTCTGGTCTACATCTTTTACACTGTCTTTAAGAAGGAGGAAAAGGAAGCCTTGGAAAATGCATGTGGAGTTTCATTAGAG GCCGAGGAGCCCGGGcctgtttccatggaaacaagGGGCAGAAGGAGGGATGGCCACACCCCCAAAATAGGAAGAAAAGCTTGTGCTCGCTTCAGTGAGTCAA GCAGCAGCAGTGACAGTGATGAATTaaatgaagaggaggaggaggaagagcctCCTGACTTCCCAGCATGCACTCCTCTGGCTTCGTTTTTGTCTTTCAAGCAGGAGGCTGAGAAGAGGAGAGCTTCCCAAATTCAGCTAGAGACGACAGGAAAG TTGGCAGAGTCTCCCCTGGTTGCAGTGATGTCCCACCTGCTGACTTTCCTGGAGCAATACTCCCACTTCCAGCAGCTTCAACAGCAAGCCGACCAGTACAGAGTCCAGCTGAAGAGGCACCGTGTGCAGCACCGTCGCCACATGAAGGCCCTCCGTGCTTCCTACCGTCAGCGCCTTCGAGACAAGAACAGCATCATCAGCAGCTTGGAGGAGGCTGTGGGTCAGCAGCAGGTCCTGAGCCCACTGAGTGATG GCGAGTGTAGCACTGACCAGGAGACGCAGGCTGGGGTTCACCGGCTGGTGCAGTCTCTGTGTGGTTTGCAGGGGGAGAGGAGCAAACTGAGAGGAGAACTCCGTCTGCTGCACTCACAGCTGGAGCAGAAAGAAAGAGACAGACACGGTCGAATACAAGCCTTTCAGCAGCAG ATTGATGAACTTAAGGGCTGCATAGAGGAGCGAGAGGAGGAGCTGTCCAGGCTAAGAACATCCTCT GGGGCTACAGACTCAGAGAAGAGGGTCCTGTGTCTGTCAGCAGAGAACGAGAGTCTGAAACAGAATCTGAGCGTTACACAAGGCCTCCTGCAGCAGCTCTCGGCCATCCCGTCCCAATCCAGCAGCATGCTAATAAAG GAGAATGAGAACCTCCGCAGCAGAGTGCAGCAGCTAGAGCTCTCCCTACAGCAgcgtgctgatcagctgtcacaGCTGGAGCGACAGAGCGAGCAGAGTGAgtggaggagagcagaggagCTGAGGAAACGAGAGGACCGGGTCAGAGAGCTGCAGCTGGAGCTGGACAGAGAGAAAGGAAAAGAACCAGCCGTCAAG TATGTCACACAGACTGTGGAGGTGGAGTCACCTGTGATGGTGAAGCAGCTGACCAAAGCCAGGCAGAGAAACGAGCTGCTGTCTGAAAGGCTGTCCAATCAGAATGAGCGCTGCAAACATCTGGAGGAGCAGATTCGGAAGTCTGACGAGTACAGCTGTAACCTGCAGCACAAG ATTGCAGCCTATGAAAGAGAAATTAGCAAATTGAGAGAGGAGCTGTTGAAGGAGATCAGCCACTTGGAAAAGAGGAAGGAGGACGCAGTGAAGGCAGCAGCTTCCTGCTCTGCTGAGAACTTCCAGAGCCTGCAGGAGCAATTCTTCG GCTTGCAGAAGCGTCTCACTGCACTTCCTCCTACCTTACGCTGCATGAAGACGGACTATGCCAGTCTCAGGAGCCAAGTTCGAAACTTCTCTGACTTTTATGGATCTGCTATCAATGAAGCAAAGAAGCAG ATTTCAGCAGCTATTAATGAGATGTCTGAAGCAAACAAAGATCTTCTGGACAAATATCGGAAGGAGGTAGCACTGCGCAGGAAGTACCACGAGCAGCTTGTGGAGCTCAAAG GAAACATTCGTGTGTTGTGTCGTGTAAAGCCAGTACTGAAGGAGGACCAGCATGAGGAGGGACACTCTGTGGTGGTGACCACAGATCCCAACAACGAGTCCTCCCTCACCGTCCTGAGCAAAGGAAAGGGGCGTTTCTTTGAGATGGACAAGGTCTTCCACCCTCAGGCCACCCAGGAAGAG GTTTTTCAGGAGATTGAACCTCTTGTGACTTCCTGTATTGATGGATACCACGTCTGCATATTTGCATATGGACAGACAGGCTCTGGAAAAACCTACACCATGGAG gGCAGTTTGGAAAATCCAGGGATCAACAAGCGAGCCTTGAAGTATCTTTTTGGGGAGATTGAGGAGAGGAAGGACATGTGGTCGTACACCGTCACCGTCAGCTCTGTGGAAATCTACAATGAGGTGCTCAG AGACCTTTTGAGCAAAGATGGAGAGAAACTGGACATAAAGATAAATCCAGATGGGACAGGACAGCTGCATGTGCCGGGCCTTCGGGTTATTGACGTTAGGAGCTTTCAGCACATGAAGAAG atTTTAGCCACAGCTCGAAGGAACAGGATCACCTTTGGCACACAGATGAACCAGCACAGCTCTCGCTCCCATGCTCTGCTTTGTGTCACCGTTCAGGGCACGGACCTCGCCACAGGTTCCAAAACCACCG GGAAGTTGAACCTGGTGGATTTGGCTGGTTCAGAGAGAGTGTGGAAGTCCGGTGCTGAGGGAGAAAGGCTAAAGGAGGCTCAGAACATCAACCGTTCTCTGCTGGCTCTGGGTGATGTCATCCAGGCGCTCCGTGCTCACCAGACTCACATCCCTTTCAGGAACTCTCGCCTTACGTACTTGTTGCAAGACTCTTTAGGAAAAGGCAGCAAGACCGTCATGGTGGTACAG GTCTCTGCTCTGGAGAGTAACGTGGGCGAGACACTGTGCTCCCTAAAGTTTGCTCAGAGGGTTTGCAAAGTGGAACTGGGCCCTGCTGCCAGGAAGATCGAGTCTGGTGGAGGACTTTGTGATTGA
- the LOC114477607 gene encoding uncharacterized protein LOC114477607 → MCCFQGRLMASCVVDWVNVFVSISLSTTALHSSYKLFKEHRAPSVGLFMLGLSAALCVFDSSSSNSLQREAEWAAKVLAPALVSFDFLWLSKDPSTAFILLSGSCLLIGLTDWLSSDSLTVMTRCLGLSSLSCCLTVCLFAGNALGAVGGVALTLPLLMTPSVGVNVSTPIISPTAADGLLKCLLNGTLSLGCWASRLALSRFLQDVTEHCHISL, encoded by the exons ATGTGCTGTTTCCAGGGCAGATTAATGGCGTCCTGTGTGGTTGACTGGGTCAATGTATTTGTTTCCATCAGTTTGTCTACAACAGCGCTGCATTCCTCCTATAAACTCTTTAAG GAACATCGCGCTCCATCAGTCGGTCTCTTCATGCTCGGCCTCTCTGCAGCACTCTGCGTCTTTGATTCGTCCAGCTCTAACTCCCTGCAGAGAGAAGCAGAGTGGGCTGCCAAAGTGTTGGCTCCAGCGTTGGTCTCCTTTGACTTCCTCTGGCTCAGCAAAGACCCCAGCACAGCATTTATTCTGCTGTCAGGCTCCTGTCTGCTGATCGGACTCACTGATTGGCTCTCCTCAGACTCTCTGACAGTCATGACTCGCTGCCTTGGTCTGTCGTCCCTCTCCTGCTGCCTCACTGTTTGCCTTTTTGCCGGGAACGCTTTGGGAGCTGTTGGCGGCGTGGCCCTGACTCTCCCGTTACTTATGACTCCCAGTGTTGGAGTGAACGTTTCAACACCAATCATTTCTCCCACGGCTGCAGATGGACTGTTAAAGTGTCTGTTGAATGGAACGCTGTCACTGGGCTGCTGGGCCTCCAGACTCGCTCTGAGCAGGTTCCTGCAGGACGTCACTGAACATTGTCACATAAGCCTTTAA